From a region of the Pogona vitticeps strain Pit_001003342236 chromosome 7, PviZW2.1, whole genome shotgun sequence genome:
- the NDUFA11 gene encoding NADH dehydrogenase [ubiquinone] 1 alpha subcomplex subunit 11: MSEYWKDPEGTNCPKKISVTTSLSAVVGLLASSCQVVLHPSDIVLKSVQRVASTTLTMAAVGAIFGAVTCTAAKASKDPDSPLNYFAGGCAAGTMFGARAHSFAVGTAACVSLGTVATVVKLGKIEGATLFGPPKL, from the exons ATGTCCGAGTACTGGAAGGACCCGGAGGGCACCAATTGCCCCAAGAAGATCTCGGTCACCACTAGCCTTTCGGCCGTCGTCG GTCTGCTCGCCTCCTCCTGCCAGGTGGTGCTCCACCCATCGGACATCGTCTTGAAGTCGGTCCAGAGGGTGGCGTCCACGACCCTCACCATGG CTGCTGTGGGGGCCATTTTCGGGGCAGTCACGTGCACCGCCGCGAAGGCCAGCAAGGATCCCGACAGCCCCCTCAACTACTTTGCCGGAGGCTGTGCCGCGGGCACCATGTTTGGGGCCAGAG CTCACAGCTTCGCCGTCGGCACAGCCGCCTGCGTCAGCCTCGGCACCGTCGCCACTGTGGTCAAGTTGGGCAAGATTGAAGGAGCAACACTGTTTGGCCCACCGAAACTCTAG